A window of Littorina saxatilis isolate snail1 linkage group LG7, US_GU_Lsax_2.0, whole genome shotgun sequence contains these coding sequences:
- the LOC138971476 gene encoding lysoplasmalogenase TMEM86A-like isoform X1 — MHLYVILAHSQSQEHLPGIFHHTSHLQCSLTGKLKCVGPKLVPFFKTVAIYFVLYGSSESTSILFCIAKCLPVISLVFFVLLHGMSLNEYYRYSRLILTGLFFSVLGDVFLVWKKSYMNFECGLLMFAVAQVNYARAFGFWPFNPYAGGVFVGLGLLVYSYLSPGLHGMMEILAPMYLGLICIMGWRAVARVQFFDDLWTWTKLCGCAGAICFMISDLLIAVDKFVVDVPFSHQLIMVSYYAAQLLISLSVVDSQVEDIIRLQTKHDNPDVIDNAKRHVKSLSHHLNKENVKYQLEHLSTTVDNVKENLSHRVDYVKENLSHRVDSVKENLSHRVDSVKENLSHGVDCVKENLSHRVDYVKENLSQGVDTVKDRIGHLSDQITVSNVKGQLGQLGGHISNHFAGQKRD; from the exons ATGCACCTTTATGTCATTCTAGCTCACTCTCAGTCACAGGAGCATTTGCCTGGGATTTTTCACCACACCAGCCATCTTCAATGTTCATTAACTGGGAAG CTGAAATGTGTGGGACCCAAACTGGTGCCGTTCTTCAAGACGGTGGCCATCTACTTTGTGCTGTACGGCAGCAGCGAGAGCACGTCCATCCTCTTCTGCATCGCCAAATGTCTGCCCGTCATCTCGCTCGTCTTCTTCGTCCTTCTTCACGGCATGAGTCTCAATGAGTACTACCGCTACTCTCGCCTCATCCTCACCGGCCTCTTCTTCTCTGTGTTAGGTGACGTCTTTCTCGTGTGGAAGAAGAGCTACATGAATTTTGAGTGTGGCCTGCTGATGTTCGCTGTGGCCCAGGTGAACTACGCCCGGGCATTCGGCTTCTGGCCATTCAACCCTTACGCTGGCGGTGTGTTTGTGGGCTTGGGCCTGCTGGTGTATTCCTACTTGAGCCCAG GACTACACGGAATGATGGAGATCTTGGCCCCCATGTACCTGGGTCTCATCTGCATCATGGGGTGGCGAGCTGTGGCCCGGGTGCAGTTCTTCGACGACCTCTGGACGTGGACCAAGCTCTGCGGCTGCGCTGGCGCCATCTGCTTCATGATCTCCGACCTTCTCATTGCCGTCGACAAATTCGTCGTCGATGTTCCCTTCTCCCATCAGCTGATTATGGTGAGCTACTACGCTGCTCAGCTGCTCATTTCGTTGTCCGTTGTGGACAGCCAGGTGGAAGACATCATCCGTCTCCAGACCAAACACGACAACCCTGACGTTATCGACAACGCTAAGCGACACGTCAAGAGCCTTTCCCACCACCTCAACAAGGAGAACGTCAAGTACCAGTTGGAACATTTATCTACCACAGTTGATAACGTCAAGGAGAATTTGTCTCACAGGGTTGACTATGTCAAGGAGAATTTGTCGCACCGAGTTGATTCCGTCAAGGAGAATTTGTCGCACAGGGTTGACTCCGTCAAGGAGAATTTGTCGCACGGAGTTGACTGCGTCAAAGAGAATTTGTCGCACAGAGTTGATTATGTGAAAGAAAATCTGTCTCAGGGGGTAGACACAGTGAAGGATAGGATTGGTCACCTGTCTGATCAGATCACTGTTAGTAATGTTAAAGGTCAACTAGGACAGCTTGGTGGGCACATATCCAATCATTTTGCGGGGCAAAAGCGTGACTGA
- the LOC138971476 gene encoding lysoplasmalogenase TMEM86A-like isoform X2, giving the protein MTKPLNVLKCVGPKLVPFFKTVAIYFVLYGSSESTSILFCIAKCLPVISLVFFVLLHGMSLNEYYRYSRLILTGLFFSVLGDVFLVWKKSYMNFECGLLMFAVAQVNYARAFGFWPFNPYAGGVFVGLGLLVYSYLSPGLHGMMEILAPMYLGLICIMGWRAVARVQFFDDLWTWTKLCGCAGAICFMISDLLIAVDKFVVDVPFSHQLIMVSYYAAQLLISLSVVDSQVEDIIRLQTKHDNPDVIDNAKRHVKSLSHHLNKENVKYQLEHLSTTVDNVKENLSHRVDYVKENLSHRVDSVKENLSHRVDSVKENLSHGVDCVKENLSHRVDYVKENLSQGVDTVKDRIGHLSDQITVSNVKGQLGQLGGHISNHFAGQKRD; this is encoded by the exons CTGAAATGTGTGGGACCCAAACTGGTGCCGTTCTTCAAGACGGTGGCCATCTACTTTGTGCTGTACGGCAGCAGCGAGAGCACGTCCATCCTCTTCTGCATCGCCAAATGTCTGCCCGTCATCTCGCTCGTCTTCTTCGTCCTTCTTCACGGCATGAGTCTCAATGAGTACTACCGCTACTCTCGCCTCATCCTCACCGGCCTCTTCTTCTCTGTGTTAGGTGACGTCTTTCTCGTGTGGAAGAAGAGCTACATGAATTTTGAGTGTGGCCTGCTGATGTTCGCTGTGGCCCAGGTGAACTACGCCCGGGCATTCGGCTTCTGGCCATTCAACCCTTACGCTGGCGGTGTGTTTGTGGGCTTGGGCCTGCTGGTGTATTCCTACTTGAGCCCAG GACTACACGGAATGATGGAGATCTTGGCCCCCATGTACCTGGGTCTCATCTGCATCATGGGGTGGCGAGCTGTGGCCCGGGTGCAGTTCTTCGACGACCTCTGGACGTGGACCAAGCTCTGCGGCTGCGCTGGCGCCATCTGCTTCATGATCTCCGACCTTCTCATTGCCGTCGACAAATTCGTCGTCGATGTTCCCTTCTCCCATCAGCTGATTATGGTGAGCTACTACGCTGCTCAGCTGCTCATTTCGTTGTCCGTTGTGGACAGCCAGGTGGAAGACATCATCCGTCTCCAGACCAAACACGACAACCCTGACGTTATCGACAACGCTAAGCGACACGTCAAGAGCCTTTCCCACCACCTCAACAAGGAGAACGTCAAGTACCAGTTGGAACATTTATCTACCACAGTTGATAACGTCAAGGAGAATTTGTCTCACAGGGTTGACTATGTCAAGGAGAATTTGTCGCACCGAGTTGATTCCGTCAAGGAGAATTTGTCGCACAGGGTTGACTCCGTCAAGGAGAATTTGTCGCACGGAGTTGACTGCGTCAAAGAGAATTTGTCGCACAGAGTTGATTATGTGAAAGAAAATCTGTCTCAGGGGGTAGACACAGTGAAGGATAGGATTGGTCACCTGTCTGATCAGATCACTGTTAGTAATGTTAAAGGTCAACTAGGACAGCTTGGTGGGCACATATCCAATCATTTTGCGGGGCAAAAGCGTGACTGA